GGCGATCATGGGCCTCGCACTGCAAACCGGCATCATCAAGAAATGCGTGTAGCTCACTGTCGGAATAACGATGCCCGCCGAGTTCGGCGAAATAAGCCAGATTTTCCACACCGCTGAAGTGCCCGTAGAGGTTTACCTGCTCGGGGATGTAGGCGAGACGGCGTTTGGTTTCCAGGGGCTCGATTGCGACATCGAGTCCATCAATCAAGGCACGCCCGGAATCAGGCTTCAAGAACCCGAGCAGGCAATTGATCGTGGTGGTCTTGCCCGCGCCATTGGGGCCAAGCAGGGCAAAAAGCTCACCCGATGCGATTTGGAAGGAGAGTACATCGATGGCGGTGTTGCCGTTGAAGCGCTTGGTGAGGTTGTCGATGATGAGCATGGTGGGAGAGGGTGAGAGTGTGTGTTTAATTGGACTTGGGAAACGTCTCGCGCAGGCACCTGTCGGCTGCGGTGTGTGATACGAAAGATAACAAACGGTTGTGTAAGGACATGTCTGGCCTGTGTTCGGGCAGAAGGGCACACTGCGTCCGTGAACGGACTGCGGATGTGCGGGCACTCCGGATTGCACGGACCCCGGAGATTGCTCAGCGATGCGAATTCAGGCCAGCGGAGGGCCACAACCGTGCGGCCACCTGTGATCAACAGAAACGAGCGCGAGAACACGCGTGGGAAAACCCGACACTATCCGCACGATCGCGATAAAAAGCGACAGAGCGAAGAACAGCGCAGCCAATACATGGCCTTGCGCAAAAAGGGTGACCACACACCCCTCGGCAGAGTCGATGTCACCGGCCTCGCCGTGCTGATGGGCTGGCGAAGCGTCCTCACGGTGTGAACAGGCATGAGACTCCGCTTCGTGATGGCAAAACAGCTCGTGCCAGTCGGACCGCACCGCCAGCACGCTCAACATCAGGATCAACGCCACGCCCAACACGCTCGCAATGCGGTACAGCGTCGTTGGGTGGAGGCGGTTGAAGGTGAACATGGCTCGTGTTGGAAGAAGTAGAGTAGCAGAGTCGTCAAGGGGCAATAGATCCAGCGGATTATGTCTTATTCTGTCGTCTAACCTAATCGGATACGATCTTTACGGGCAATACTGCTATCATGATCCTGATAATATCAGTCGAGGTCTTTTGGCACTTATTACATTGATAGGCATCAATATACTAAGAATGTGTAAATGAGATGACTTGCTCATTCAAGGCCCGACCCAATGCATCTGCGTCTAGGTTCACGCCGATCAGCACGATTTCCTGACGTCGATCGCCGGACGGCTCCTGCCAGAATTCGCGGAGGGAATCGGGTATGGCGGAAAACGGCACGCTCCCGCGCTCGACCAAAGCAGCCGCCCAAGGGCCGAGATAGTCGATCCGCGTCTCGCGACCGGCGACAGAAAGGAACCCGATGCGATTGGGCTCCTCCACACTCCAGAAAAATCCCTTGGCGCGCACCAGACCGGGCCAGCCTTGCTCGAAAAATTTCCGCAGACGCGCCGCCGCACAGGGTTTCCGACCCGTGTAAAGAAAACTTCCAAGTCCATAGCGGGCGGCAAAATCACTGCGGCCCGGCACCGGAAATAATTTGCCGGCTGGCGTACGGACACAATGAGTCTGTGAGCGTATTCTTAACTCCGGTGAGGAACATGCTATTTTTCGGGCTTGATTGAGTGCGTCCATCCAGTTTGCGCCTCGACGCGTTTGGATTGGATCGAAACGACAAGCCCCAGGCCAGACACCATCCGGTAGACAGGCGTTCTTGGTCTTGATGAGTTCCGCTCGCAAATTGAGCCCCCTGATTTGTGCGGAAACCGTTTCGCTCTCTGCTGAAGTTACGAGGTCTATCTTATTCAAAAAAATGACATCAGCACATTCCACCTGCTCTACCATCAATGTGAACAAGGATTGATGCGCGCCGACAACCTTCCCCAATGCGTCTGCGTTCAATCTATGTTCTTCCAGCGAGGCCTGGAACCAGGCGGCAGCATCCACCACAGTGATGAGCACATGAAGGGTCGCCACCTCGTCCAGACGTGGACCAACGATGTTTGTTTGATAGAAAAGATCCGTCACCGGGCGTGGTTCTGCGGCCCCGCTGCTCTCGATGATGATGTGATCAAACTTGCCGCTGGTGGCCAATTCCACAATGGCATCACCGAGCGCGTCCCTCGCCGTGCAGCACACGCAGCCATTACCCAAGGCCACGGTGGAGGCGATGCTCGCAGAGGACTCGGATGGTAGCATTTTCTCCAGAAAGAGGGCGTCGATATTGATCT
This genomic stretch from Termitidicoccus mucosus harbors:
- a CDS encoding ABC transporter ATP-binding protein, whose translation is MLIIDNLTKRFNGNTAIDVLSFQIASGELFALLGPNGAGKTTTINCLLGFLKPDSGRALIDGLDVAIEPLETKRRLAYIPEQVNLYGHFSGVENLAYFAELGGHRYSDSELHAFLDDAGLQCEAHDRRVSGYSKGMRQKVGIAIALAKKAKALLLDEPTSGLDPSASHEFSRLLGQLRSRGVAILMATHDLFRAKEDATRVGIMRRGQLVRELTAAEISHADLEKLYLETMRA
- a CDS encoding CobW family GTP-binding protein encodes the protein MKGNTSTRNSALRRRKSDSVRGSSSTIDREGSETMRLFDPSLLGQLASGSKFRPDVTVISGFLGAGKTTLLQQLLKKTPHGLRVAIVVNDLNEINIDALFLEKMLPSESSASIASTVALGNGCVCCTARDALGDAIVELATSGKFDHIIIESSGAAEPRPVTDLFYQTNIVGPRLDEVATLHVLITVVDAAAWFQASLEEHRLNADALGKVVGAHQSLFTLMVEQVECADVIFLNKIDLVTSAESETVSAQIRGLNLRAELIKTKNACLPDGVWPGACRFDPIQTRRGANWMDALNQARKIACSSPELRIRSQTHCVRTPAGKLFPVPGRSDFAARYGLGSFLYTGRKPCAAARLRKFFEQGWPGLVRAKGFFWSVEEPNRIGFLSVAGRETRIDYLGPWAAALVERGSVPFSAIPDSLREFWQEPSGDRRQEIVLIGVNLDADALGRALNEQVISFTHS